atttacataaaagtttatttttcatattttcaaaggCCCCATTTAAATGCCATAGCAATAACTTTATATTATTGGCTACTTATATACATGCAACAATATACTTCAATAgtcatctaatttttaaaaactttccttGTACATTCACATTAAATGGTTAAAGCATGGTCTTATGAAAGTGAAATTTAAGGAACAATAACGTACtgaaaataagttattttcattAGTCTACTAAAATAGTGTATTTATAGGTGTTTAGCCCTAAAAGTTACCACCCAATTGAATTCCTTTTAAGAACTGACAAGCAGTTATCAAAAGGGGAAGTAtataactaaaataaagaaaatagaaaacttcaaTCAAAGTAGTAGATATTAAAATTCACTAAGAAAAGAGAGTATCAGAGAATTGTGAGTGATTTGCCAAATTGATAAAATACAGTTATCAGGAAAGATAGCTTCCACTAAGTAAAATCCTTCTGTTTTTTGGCAGCTGGATTCAATAGTACCTCAGTGGGTAAGTTTAGAAATGTTAAAATTTCAGGAAAAGGAATGCATGTAATTGTATCTTGTCTGCAGCTTTCTCTTGAATAAGGGAAAAAGCAAATTGAAAAAATGGAGGGCATTCTACCCAAGGTTTGaacaaaatgcaatttaaatgtgaaatatctGCACTGAAAATTTTTATGAATAATTCATATGATTTTATGTCCCTAGCGTAGATTTATAATTAACCACTTATCCTAATATCCTTCATGCTTGCAAATTGCTCCTTAATGAATGGTTGTGTAGGCAGGATATCTCAGAAAAAGAGAAGTTGATGACCAGCCCtgcagggatttttaaaaatattatgtggGATGTCAGCAATTCCTTAACACTACTATGGTCTTCTCATTACACGGGGAGGCTCCTGGACTGTCACAGGTCTCCAGGCTCATGTCCCAGGGAAGATCAGGGTAAGTAACTGTGGATTATCACACACACAATAACTTTATAACTGTAATATTTTCACATTATCTTTTGATACATATGTCTCTCTCTGAAGAATGTCTATGACTACACAAAAGAAGCAGCATCTAGACTGGCATCATGAACCTAACGCTCAAGATGAAGCAAGGGCAGTGGGCCTCGTGGTTAATCTGCTGCCTGATTTGAACACTGGCTCTGACCCTAACTAACtgcatgaccttggacaaattacttaacttttctgctcctcatttttcttatatagaaaataaagatattaactACCTATTTCATAGGGTTGTTTTACTAAATGGGATAATACAAGTAAAGTGTTAAGAACAGTGCCTGCCTAGCACCTTATAAACAAATCCCACAGCACAGAGGTAAGGTGCAACAACATAGATTGGTTTACGAACAACTTGTGTGTTAAGCTGACACTTTCCCACTAACTAGGAACAATGATAAGATCACCAGGGTTGATACTATCTTAGAAATATCAGTTTTGGTGGCAGAATAATAAGGAATCCTTTCCCTGATGAACATAGTAGTATGCAAATGAAACTCtgtaagaaaaagaataagatCTTTCACAAGTTGTACATTATCAGTATTTCATGTCTCCAGtgcattttaattataatttcagTTTAATTTGTCTTCATAACTTGTGTTTGTTGCCATAATTACATGTTCATTTAATTTGTTATATTCTCCAAATCCTACTTTGTAAGAGAAAGAAATGTCATCATACACCCTTACTGAGATGATAatgtgtccttttttaaaaataatatattattactcACTGCTATTTCTTAAGTTGTGTAAGAATTAAAACTTAAGCTTCAGAATAAAACATAGATCCACTGACATATTAAAAGCTTAAAATTCTGCTGGTTTGCAAAGTGTTTTTTAACATTATGAAGTGTATCTATTATTAACTAAATTTTTTGGTGTGATTATAAATGTAGTTTTGTTAAAATAACAATAGTGTTATAGTTCTGCAGAAAAAACCCAACAGGTATGTAAATTTCAACATGTTTGACTCAAAAGTTCATATTGGTCAAATAGGACATTTGTGAAAATTAATTTGAAGACAATTCTACCACTAATTTGGTTAAGACCTCATTTAACAGGTTTTAACTTACAGTGATTTGACAGTGCACATACACAAACTTCTGAACTTAAAAAGAGGAAATCATGAAGACAATGGCATAAGTAGAACTTTATATGGTACTGCAGCACCATCTATCATCACATAACTGTAACCCTCTCTGGTGAGAGATGAGGAATTGTTCCTCCAATACCTTCTTCTAGAAATTGGCTCTTTTCCCAgccttttttaattctttttagcTTTCGGTTTATACACGGAAGGAGTAAAATGATCTTACCAAGAATTACAATTGAGGGCAAAACAAGAGCAAGAACAAAGTTTGGTGGTGTATAAAACCTGTAGTATTCTTCTTCAAAAGCTCGTTTCCATCCATAAATTAAAACATGGAAAGTACTTATGAGCAGAGCAACATATCCAAGTGTAGACTTGGGGTgcaggaggaagaaaaagaaaccaattaCTCAAACTCTCCAAGTTACCCATTCAGATAcacaatatttatattttgataaaaCTATTTTGTCTTAAATTACAGTTCTCTCTTCCACATCACAGGGATTAGGAGTACTGTGCCCCATGATCTGGAAAATCCACATAAAAAGTTTTGGTCCTCCCTTCATAGCAGAGAAgtctaaattttttctttttcttttttttgaggtgttTACAGTACCTTATTGTAAAATTTGGGTATATTTAtgatattaaaagataaaatatgttgATATACATATTGTATACCAATacaataatatacatatattttatgtatatctgAGTTTCTAAACTTTCTCTGTGTCACCTGCTGGCCTTCGTGTGTCACCGGCAGCTTCTGCAAAACTCCCAAAAAACCTCCATTCAATTTCTTATGCCAATCTGTGATATATCGAAACTGTGATGGGCAAAGTCCATGTGGAAGGGATAACTGCATTGAGTTATTCTTTGTTCTCTACAAAATTAAActattttaacatatatatttatttacttatatatttacaTGCACACTTTATTTTACGCAAATAAGGTCATATTGCATATAGTTGACTAGTCTTACTTCACTTGTATCAAGAACCTTTCCTCATAACATTAAAATTCCAAAACATGAGTTAATATTCTATTGAACAGATGTGctataattcatttaatctttccTTTTGTTGAATACTTAGTCTGTTTCCAACTTTTCTCAActatgaaaataaagtgaaaagaataagacattgggggaacatacagaagaaattgtcactgtatataaaatataacagatcttATAGGGATGAAAGAcaatgtaaaaatttttatttttattttttgtttttttaatttaattttaaattttaaaatttttatttattttttcgctttccttttggggaggttttgggttgTAGAAAAGCTggaactgtggcaggagaggatccctggtgtgtgtggggtgttgggggggatgtgtgggaaggaGTGCACCTTAggtatgcctctatggaatatgaatatgttcaagtggttaCGGAGTATTGTCGCAGTAGGTGGAGACTcataaaaaaactgaaagaatattgaatttccatcctgtgGAGTTCTGTTACATTCtgtaatagagtggcaagaatccctagagtacatgggtagtgcctagcaaaggaggacagaccaatacgcCAGGCCCTCGACACTGACGCTTGTACTTacgaaccttgttcttgtgaaactgaaacttagctgagtattatatattgcctaagagttacctcctaaaagccttcttgttgctctactgtggcttctctctaagccaaactcagcacataaacttactaccttccctccagggtgggacatgacttccagggatgaacagccctggaactgagggattattaccgagcaccaactagtgatgcagctggaaaaagaccttgaccaaaaggtcaAATGAGCTTTTCTTTCTAAGAGATTTTGAAGAGAGTTGggtggtcattccagatgttatgctGCTGCATGTCTTAGAAGGATCTCAATGACTGCTGCaggaaacagtgcctcaagcaggggtgctcctgagggctctagagacatctaagCACTATAGGCACGGCAGACAATTCCAGGAATTCAGCAACCTGATAGTGGGCCTTACCTTTGAGTATAGGATAACCTAtacccccaatgtatcagagttggactcatttataattttcttacacatggttcttatgccccttttatttgaacctataattagcactataaccATTAAATATGTGTTCCAGGGACCTAAATCTTccggctgttcatatgctgggtgagtcctgaatctcagcagagctgcagccaacacctactctccagttcactggactctcCCAGAATAACTAATAAAAGGATGGTGATGGGTAACACCtgtcccaaaaaacagagtatctataactgcaagcaagacagttctaccGATATGTCCCATgtctctaagccccctctcaatcagaagcagggTGGGTATccccatcccaaaattctcaagactgaggaataaacaaacataagaggggattgcaactatggactaaagtagacttattattctagaaatggaagagcttgtaacattgatataaaggcagtaagCACCAGAAGTTCtgatgggaaggagagggaagaataggtataacatggggcattttggggactgcttatgtttgtgtgtgtgtgtatacataaacAATGCATTTCTTCTTAAATATTCAGACACCTTCTCTCCTGCTTGAGTTCAAATTAGTAAGATTTTTCTAGACACATGAAgatgacaaaatgtaaaataacttCTCACTCATTTGGCTGAAAAAATAAATTGACTTTTGGCATTAAGTTTGAGCTAAACTCACCCCTCAcccactatcttttttttttaataactaacTTAGTAGGCAGTACTATCAAAGCCTTCCAGTATTCTCATCCAGGTCTTTCAGTTACTGCACCTGAGTCATCCTAAGGTAGCCTCTAGCAATCTTTGTTTCCCAAGACAGCTGCATAAACATTGTCCCCAGTGGCACTCCTTTAATACAGAATATATTTGCAACTATATTTAAAACCAACTGAACATTACTAATTAAACTCTATGTCACCTAACCTctcaccaaacaaacaaaacctgacaTACCTGAATAAAACTGAATTCCCTCCAGTTTAAAGCATTGCTCACAGAAGGAATGGAGGTAACTGCCAGGAGGGAAAGTAAGCCAAGACTCATTATGCCAAAGGAGATATACATTTCAATTCTCCAAACTTCTTCCTCATTCCAAGAGTTTTCAATATTTGCATGAACCTGGCAAGAGAGCAAATGTGAATTTCCTTTAAATGGTAGAACATTAACCATATAGAACCAGGCTATATATGGACATATTTAGGTTACATTCATTCAGTTCAACAAACTGTTGTGGACAACTTATTGCCGGATGgtaagagaaagaggagaaagaattaACCAAAGAAGATGACCGTGACTCTCTCCTTCTGTGAATACACGCGAGAAGAGAGTGGTAAATATATGCCATCACATTTGTAATACATCATGGGTTATATGGGCTCTGGAGTCCCAAGATCATGAGATGTCAAGTGGTTGGTTCTAGGTGACACAACAGAAGTTTAAGCAGTTAGACTTAGTTTGAAGGTACTTTTAGAAAttagtttacattttttatatattttggccTTAGTTCTACCTAGAATCTAGGCAGGGAATTTCCAAACCACTTCTGTAGCTTCCTCCTTcacataaagaatatttatttatttattttatttatttctctccccttcccccccaccctcctgtcccggttgtctgttctctgtgtctatttgctgcgtcatcatctctgtctgcttctgttgttgtcagtggcatggaaatctgtgtttctttttgttgtgtcatcctgctgagtcaactctccgtgtgtgtggcgccattcctgggcaggctgcactttctttcgcgctgggcggctctccttacagggcgcactccttgagcgtggggctcccctatgcgggggaaaaccctgcatggcacaccactccttgcgcgcatcagcactgtgcatgggccagctccacacgggtcaaggaagctcagggtttgaaccgtggacctcccatgtggtagatgaacaccctaaccactgggccaagtccgcttccctaaagaaTATTTATGTGctcatttatctctttcttcacaCCTCCTCTCTACCAGGAAGCTGAGAGTTCCCAGGGAACAAAGCCCTAACAAGCTCAAATATTTATCAACTTGAATTGCCTTATTAATACGCTTTTCCAGCTATCCAACTGCCTCATTCATAGATCTTTCCCTTTGGTTTACAAAGAATATTTATAGTTAGGTCAGACTTGATTCACTCTGAACTTGTGGAATTCTGCATAGAGACTGCTTTTAGAATTGTCCATTTACACCCAAGCAGTATAATCATAGTATAAATCAAAGGCTAAAGCTTTGATTTAAAAAGTATCTATTCATGAAAACCACAGCCTCTACATATCAGCTTAACTTTGTTCAGTCCTAGATAAACTAACATACTTAAAAgtttaaacaaaaaagaagctACTTCTTAGCCGTTTAAAGCAACCATACCAGTAGGAAAAGGCtcttattattttcttgtttcatcTCTATACAGAACAAGAGCATACCCAATATACCCAGAGACTGCAACCTGGAATCTTCAGTTGCCCTCccagttcattcattcactcaacaaatacatCGAGTGTCTACTATAGACCAGGCACTGACATAGTTATTAGGTATATATTAGTGCACAAAACAGACAAGACCCCTCCTCTCATGGAACTTCCATTCTGACAGGAGaaggcaaacaaaaaataaatgaaataaacaaggaaaacagTGTGTTAAAAGGTGGTAAATGctacagaaaaactaaaaagtagAGCACTGAGGAGTACTGAGGTTGGTTTGGAGGCAGGTAGTGAAATTTAAATTGATGTCTACTAGAGGCCTCATTGAGGAGGTGAGATCTGAGCATCAACTTGAAGGAGGTGAAGGAATTGCTGGAGCATATATCAAAGGTTTAGTATCCAGTTAAGACAGTGGTCATTTTAGAGAGAGAATGGCTTAAAGGACATAgatctatttatattttcaagtttttctgCCTTTACTATTGGAACAAGCTTTACTACTAGATGCTACAGACTTGGACCCTGTTGCCTTGGCTGGCTGTAAAATGCAAATACTTCCGCACATTTGTTTTGCTGCAATGCCCTCGGCTTTCACCAGGGAATGCCACAAGTCACAGCTTAAGGAAGCCCCAGGTATTACATTTTCTGTATATGAATTATTGAGGAAAATAGTTTACTACATCACTCAAGCACCTTCCATGAAGCTCTCTCCCTGAGATTTTCTTGGAGAACCAAATGCTAAGGAAGCTTTTCTTCACCTGAGAAACTggtatcttttctgttttttaataagaaaGAAGAACCTTGTAACTATCTCCTTTTTTATTCTGTCAGAAATTTAAAAGCCAAAATATCCAGCAGAGATGTATTCTGTTATTTTGTTCCTTATCTTGGCTTCCtattctgcttttattttcactGGTTCTAATTTTGTTGCATTAACCTTTTGCAGAAAATGGTcaatcataaaaattaaaataattatttattcaatGCTGAAAGCAATCATTGCAATcctgaaattaaaagaaataaaaaaagaaaatactattaTAATCCTGTGTTTATTGTGCAAAGAGGATGATGGTAGCAGTTTTCTCTCTTAATGACTTTAAATTAGTCACATAATTTTTATGCAGAAATATTGTTTAAAGAACAATTCCTTCCCCACCCTAAATATATCAAAAGTAATTTTCTATTACAAGATATGCAaatttttcacctttttaaatCTTACATTTTACAAATTCATACTAATAAGGTTTTTCCTCAAGTCTGAAAAGTAGCAAGAATGTTCCATACCTGTTGATAAGCCATGTTGAGAAACAAGTATCTCTCTGACCTTCTCATTGGTAAGCAGAGGCTATAGGCTACATGGACTGTAGCAAAGAAAAAACTTAGTAATCCAAGCTGTTTTCTACACTGTAACCAGGTTTCCAACCAAGGTGGAAATCTCCTATACTTGGTGCCATAATAAAGCTGATAAGCAGCTGCCAGGAGACCTGCTAGGTATACCAGGGACAGTAATGTAATGGCAACTACGGGCAAGGTTTTATTCACAATCTCAATAGGAATCTTATAAAAGTCACTCTGCTGATTTCTCGCATATGGATGTATCACATCCCTGAcaaaggaataaaggaagaaaaacgTGGCTAGGCTTATGGCTACTACCACTGGCCCTCTCCAGAGAGTAAACAGTCGCAGGGGTAAATTTTCAATCTCTCTGGCTGATGATAATGATCCCAGGTCAATTGGAATGAAATTCAATTGACGAGCCAGTTCAATAACCTGTTGCCGAGCCTGAATGTTGTTGCTGCATATATAAACctgtggaaaaaaacaaaaagacacattGCTACTATTGTTTACAAACCTGATTAACAACCACATGCTCCACTAAATCTATGAAGTGCCACAGTGATGTCTGAATGATGCAAACTATTAAGGTTGAGCAGTTAAAGCATTTGATAATGTATCAACCTATTTATTAATAGGTTTAAATGGTGTCATAAAAACAACAAAGTTCTTGTCACACATGATAACAAGACAGTACAATTCAGAGAAATCCAGCTAGAACTTGGAATTGGCGAGTCCTCAGAGAAGGAAggcaagaggaaggaaaggaagatttTTCTATTGGTTCAGTAGCAGTAGTGAGATAAGGTCTGCCCTCAAGCCTTCTAGTTGGTGCTCAGTCCAAGTTGCTGGCTACCACCCCCCAACCCACCACCTTCCCCAGACCCTCAGCTTGCCAACTCCCATGGGGCACAGGGCAGGACTTGGGACTGACTCCCCCAGCTTTCTTGGACAATATTTGGTGATTCTGCCTAGAAGAGTGATTGCAAGCACTGCCTTTACAGATACCCAACACTAGAAAGGATAAGCATGGACTTTGGATGCTGGCATTACTATTAAAACCTTTAAATTGCCTCATGATACTATACTGCttataaaatttctctttaagCTTAGAAACCAATTCTCCAAATGTCTCTGAAAAACCATGGATAATCTCAGTTATGTTGTTTCATTGGTCAATATCCTGAAATTCTTTCATCTTTAAATGATATATCTGGTCAGGAAAAAGATTAAATGATAAGGTTTAGGTAATTTAAGCAGTAAAGAACTGCCATTTTCTAAGACTAAGCTTTCACCTCTAGAGTAACTTAATGACATTATGGCTGGGGGTGAGGCTGGGCTGTCAAACAACCAAAGCCTCTCAGATATAGATAGGGTTGAGAATTCAACACATATTTGTTGAGCACCAAGTTCATTGCTGGAGTGAGCCATTATTACAAATAGATAGGTCATCTCCCTTAGGGGTAGAAAAATATTGCTTTAAGGCTCCAAGTAATGTTTGGGGAAAATAGATATCTAAATATATCCCTGAGGATGTTTACATAAGGGCTCTGAAGTAGGTTACCCTGAAATAGTTGCATGCTAAACCTATTTACATAATGGTGGCTGTACAGAGCTCTTTGGATTATTAATTTTAGCTAACAGCCAGATGAATGACAAATCCTATACTTTCTTGTATATTGTACAATACCGTTATATGAAAGTTCATGAACATATAAAATGGAGGCCT
This window of the Dasypus novemcinctus isolate mDasNov1 chromosome 5, mDasNov1.1.hap2, whole genome shotgun sequence genome carries:
- the STEAP2 gene encoding metalloreductase STEAP2 isoform X2; this encodes MESISMMGSPKSLSETFLPNGINGIKDARKVTVGVIGSGDFAKSLTIRLIRCGYHVVIGSRNPKFASEFFPHVVDVTHHEDALTKTNIIFVAIHREHYTSLWDLRHLLVGKILIDVSNNMKVNQYPESNAEYLASLFPDSLVVKGFNVVSAWALQLGPKDASRQVYICSNNIQARQQVIELARQLNFIPIDLGSLSSAREIENLPLRLFTLWRGPVVVAISLATFFFLYSFVRDVIHPYARNQQSDFYKIPIEIVNKTLPVVAITLLSLVYLAGLLAAAYQLYYGTKYRRFPPWLETWLQCRKQLGLLSFFFATVHVAYSLCLPMRRSERYLFLNMAYQQVHANIENSWNEEEVWRIEMYISFGIMSLGLLSLLAVTSIPSVSNALNWREFSFIQSTLGYVALLISTFHVLIYGWKRAFEEEYYRFYTPPNFVLALVLPSIVILEFHLHTTMFIRERIPYYSATKTDISKIVSTLVILSLFLVSGKVSA
- the STEAP2 gene encoding metalloreductase STEAP2 isoform X1 codes for the protein MESISMMGSPKSLSETFLPNGINGIKDARKVTVGVIGSGDFAKSLTIRLIRCGYHVVIGSRNPKFASEFFPHVVDVTHHEDALTKTNIIFVAIHREHYTSLWDLRHLLVGKILIDVSNNMKVNQYPESNAEYLASLFPDSLVVKGFNVVSAWALQLGPKDASRQVYICSNNIQARQQVIELARQLNFIPIDLGSLSSAREIENLPLRLFTLWRGPVVVAISLATFFFLYSFVRDVIHPYARNQQSDFYKIPIEIVNKTLPVVAITLLSLVYLAGLLAAAYQLYYGTKYRRFPPWLETWLQCRKQLGLLSFFFATVHVAYSLCLPMRRSERYLFLNMAYQQVHANIENSWNEEEVWRIEMYISFGIMSLGLLSLLAVTSIPSVSNALNWREFSFIQSTLGYVALLISTFHVLIYGWKRAFEEEYYRFYTPPNFVLALVLPSIVILGKIILLLPCINRKLKRIKKGWEKSQFLEEGIGGTIPHLSPERVTVM